Proteins from a genomic interval of Echeneis naucrates chromosome 21, fEcheNa1.1, whole genome shotgun sequence:
- the naxd gene encoding ATP-dependent (S)-NAD(P)H-hydrate dehydratase isoform X4, translating into MQANTTRGFLWSDVETRTLLNIWGEQDIQAALDGNFRNSFVYRDVSRRLGSMGFDRTPEQCRVRIKSLKRQYLLAKEGNLRNNGQYHKILFERYYSLGSTLKRGMDDDDNMLSLVKNIVPALTSKKHKGQDGRIGIIGGCQDYTGAPYFAAISALKVGADLSHVFCTKDAATVIKSYSPELIVHPVLDSPNAVEEIEKWLPRLHGLVVGPGLGREDLLLKTAKEVIEKCKARDIPIVIDADGLWLVTQQPSVIQGYQKGILTPNFMEFTRLYEALHHEPMDSSDHQRSVMQLSVAMGNLTLVLKGEHDLITDGSKVISCNIEGSGRRCGGQGDLLSGSMGVLAHWAHTAFAAGLLRSASPSLVAAFGACSLTRQCNSQAFQQHGRSTTTSDMIQEIGSAFKKLFES; encoded by the exons ATGCAGGCGAACACAACGCGGGGCTTCCTGTGGTCGGACGTGGAGACGAGGACGTTGCTGAACATCTGGGGGGAGCAGGACATCCAGGCGGCGCTGGATGGAAACTTCAGAAACAGCTTCGTGTACCGAGACGTCTCCCGGAGGCTGGGGTCAATGGGCTTTGACAGGACGCCGGAGCAGTGCAGGGTGCGGATCAAGAGCCTCAAGAGACAGTACCTGCTGGCCAAGGAGGGCAATCTGCGGAACAACGGGCAGTACCACAAGATCT tGTTTGAACGCTACTATAGCTTGGGGTCGACATTGAAGAGAGGcatggatgatgatgataacaTGCTCTCACTGGTAAAGAACATAGTTCCCGCCCTGACATCCAAAAAGCACAAAGGACAAGATGGACGTATTGGGATCATTGGAGGATGCCAAGA CTATACTGGGGCTCCATACTTTGCTGCTATCTCTGCACTCAAAGTG GGAGCTGACTTGTCTCACGTTTTCTGCACCAAAGACGCTGCCACTGTCATCAAATCATACAGCCCTGAGCTCATAGTTCACCCTGTTCT GGACAGCCCTAATGCAGTGGAAGAGATTGAAAAATGGCTCCCAAGACTGCACGGACTCGTAGTGGGACCAGGTCTAGGGAGAGAAGACTTATTACTGAAAACAGCTAAG GAGGTGATAGAGAAGTGCAAAGCAAGAGATATCCCGATAGTCATTGATGCA GATGGATTATGGCTAGTTACACAGCAACCATCTGTTATTCAAGGGTACCAGAAGGGTATTCTCACACCTAATTTCATGGAGTTCACCCGACTGTACGAGGCACTG CACCATGAACCCATGGACAGCAGTGATCATCAACGCAGTGTCATGCAGCTCAGTGTAGCCATGGGCAACCTCACCCTGGTGCTAAAAGGAGAACATGATCTCATTACAGATGGCAGCAAGG TGATTTCATGCAATATTGAAGGCAGTGGAAGACGATGTGGTGGCCAGGGTGATCTGCTGTCAGGATCTATGGGAGTGCTGGCACACTGGGCCCATACTGCCTTTGCAGCTGGACTGCTTAGAAG TGCGAGTCCATCATTGGTTGCAGCATTCGGAGCCTGTTCACTCACCAGACAGTGCAACAGTCAAGCTTTCCAGCAGCACGGCAGGTCCACCACCACCTCAGACATGATCCAGGAGATTGGCTCAGcctttaaaaagctttttgaaaGCTGA
- the naxd gene encoding ATP-dependent (S)-NAD(P)H-hydrate dehydratase isoform X6 codes for MIRIAHTHLSALRRSYGFVFERYYSLGSTLKRGMDDDDNMLSLVKNIVPALTSKKHKGQDGRIGIIGGCQDYTGAPYFAAISALKVGADLSHVFCTKDAATVIKSYSPELIVHPVLDSPNAVEEIEKWLPRLHGLVVGPGLGREDLLLKTAKEVIEKCKARDIPIVIDADGLWLVTQQPSVIQGYQKGILTPNFMEFTRLYEALHHEPMDSSDHQRSVMQLSVAMGNLTLVLKGEHDLITDGSKVISCNIEGSGRRCGGQGDLLSGSMGVLAHWAHTAFAAGLLRSASPSLVAAFGACSLTRQCNSQAFQQHGRSTTTSDMIQEIGSAFKKLFES; via the exons ATGATCCGGATCGCCCACACTCATTTGTCAGCGTTGAGGCGCAGTTACGGTTTCG tGTTTGAACGCTACTATAGCTTGGGGTCGACATTGAAGAGAGGcatggatgatgatgataacaTGCTCTCACTGGTAAAGAACATAGTTCCCGCCCTGACATCCAAAAAGCACAAAGGACAAGATGGACGTATTGGGATCATTGGAGGATGCCAAGA CTATACTGGGGCTCCATACTTTGCTGCTATCTCTGCACTCAAAGTG GGAGCTGACTTGTCTCACGTTTTCTGCACCAAAGACGCTGCCACTGTCATCAAATCATACAGCCCTGAGCTCATAGTTCACCCTGTTCT GGACAGCCCTAATGCAGTGGAAGAGATTGAAAAATGGCTCCCAAGACTGCACGGACTCGTAGTGGGACCAGGTCTAGGGAGAGAAGACTTATTACTGAAAACAGCTAAG GAGGTGATAGAGAAGTGCAAAGCAAGAGATATCCCGATAGTCATTGATGCA GATGGATTATGGCTAGTTACACAGCAACCATCTGTTATTCAAGGGTACCAGAAGGGTATTCTCACACCTAATTTCATGGAGTTCACCCGACTGTACGAGGCACTG CACCATGAACCCATGGACAGCAGTGATCATCAACGCAGTGTCATGCAGCTCAGTGTAGCCATGGGCAACCTCACCCTGGTGCTAAAAGGAGAACATGATCTCATTACAGATGGCAGCAAGG TGATTTCATGCAATATTGAAGGCAGTGGAAGACGATGTGGTGGCCAGGGTGATCTGCTGTCAGGATCTATGGGAGTGCTGGCACACTGGGCCCATACTGCCTTTGCAGCTGGACTGCTTAGAAG TGCGAGTCCATCATTGGTTGCAGCATTCGGAGCCTGTTCACTCACCAGACAGTGCAACAGTCAAGCTTTCCAGCAGCACGGCAGGTCCACCACCACCTCAGACATGATCCAGGAGATTGGCTCAGcctttaaaaagctttttgaaaGCTGA
- the LOC115061963 gene encoding ATP synthase subunit beta, mitochondrial-like, giving the protein MLGAVGRCCGGALRAFKPRINSSKTIGATHAALHLSRGYAAPAAEAALANGRIVAVIGAVVDVQFDEGLPPILNALEVAGRESRLVLEVAQHLGENTVRTIAMDGTEGLVRGQKVLDTGAPIRIPVGPETLGRIMNVIGEPIDERGPISTKQTAPIHAEAPEFTDMSVEQEILVTGIKVVDLLAPYAKGGKIGLFGGAGVGKTVLIMELINNVAKAHGGYSVFAGVGERTREGNDLYHEMIESGVINLKDTTSKVALVYGQMNEPPGARARVALTGLTVAEYFRDQEGQDVLLFIDNIFRFTQAGSEVSALLGRIPSAVGYQPTLATDMGTMQERITTTKKGSITSVQAIYVPADDLTDPAPATTFAHLDATTVLSRAIAELGIYPAVDPLDSTSRIMDPNIVGAEHYDVARGVQKILQDYKSLQDIIAILGMDELSEEDKLTVARARKIQRFLSQPFQVAEVFTGHLGKLVPLKETIKGFKSILGGEYDALPEQAFYMVGPIEEVVQKADKLAEEHS; this is encoded by the exons ATGTTGGGGGCAGTGGGACGCTGCTGCGGCGGCGCTCTGCGGGCTTTTAAGCCCAGGATTAACTCCTCAAAGACCATCGGTGCGACACATGCAGCTCTTCATTTGA GCAGGGGTTATGCCGCCCCAGCTGCTGAGGCTGCGCTGGCCAATGGCCGCATAGTGGCAGTCATTGGTGCTGTGGTGGATGTCCAGTTCGACGAAGGCCTTCCTCCCATTCTCAATGCCCTTGAGGTGGCTGGCCGTGAGAGCCGGCTCGTGCTCGAGGTGGCACAGCATCTGG GTGAAAATACAGTCAGGACTATTGCCATGGATGGTACAGAGGGTCTGGTACGTGGTCAGAAGGTTCTGGACACCGGAGCCCCCATCAGGATCCCTGTGGGCCCCGAGACTTTGGGCAGGATCATGAATGTCATTGGAGAACCCATTGATGAGAGGGGTCCGATAAGCACCAAGCA GACTGCTCCTATTCATGCTGAGGCCCCAGAGTTTACAGACATGAGTGTGGAGCAAGAGATCCTGGTCACGGGCATCAAAGTGGTAGATCTGCTGGCTCCCTATGCCAAGGGTGGAAAGATTG GTCTTTTTGGTGGTGCTGGTGTGGGCAAGACTGTATTAATTATGGAGCTGATAAACAACGTAGCCAAAGCACATGGTGGTTATTCTGTGTTTGCTGGAGTTGGAGAGCGAACCCGTGAGGGAAATGACTTGTATCATGAGATGATTGAGTCTGGTGTTATTAACCTTAAGGACACAACCTCGAAG GTGGCGCTGGTGTACGGTCAGATGAACGAGCCCCCAGGTGCCCGTGCTAGAGTAGCTCTTACTGGTCTGACAGTTGCTGAATACTTCCGTGATCAGGAGGGACAGGACGTGCTGCTTTTTATTGACAACATCTTTAGGTTTACCCAGGCTGGATCAGAG gtgtCTGCACTGTTGGGTCGTATCCCTTCTGCTGTGGGTTACCAGCCGACCCTGGCCACTGACATGGGTACAATGCAGGAAAGAATTACTACCACTAAGAAGGGCTCCATTACCTCTGTGCAA GCTATCTATGTGCCTGCCGATGACTTAACTGATCCTGCTCCTGCCACAACTTTTGCTCACTTGGATGCGACTACAGTGTTGTCCCGTGCCATTGCTGAGCTTGGTATCTATCCTGCTGTGGACCCCCTGGATTCCACCTCCCGCATCATGGACCCCAACATAGTTGGTGCAGAACACTATGATGTTGCTCGTGGTGTACAGAAGATTCTTCAG gattaCAAATCATTGCAGGATATTATTGCCATCCTGGGAATGGATGAATTGTCTGAGGAAGATAAGTTGACTGTAGCCCGTGCTCGCAAGATCCAGCGTTTCCTATCACAACCCTTCCAAGTGGCAGAAGTCTTTACTGGCCACTTGGGCAAATTGGTGCCTCTTAAGGAAACAATCAAAGGCTTCAAGAGCATTCTGGGAG GTGAATATGATGCCCTACCAGAACAAGCTTTCTACATGGTGGGTCCCATTGAAGAAGTTGTCCAGAAGGCTGACAAACTGGCAGAAGAGCATTCATAA
- the naxd gene encoding ATP-dependent (S)-NAD(P)H-hydrate dehydratase isoform X1 yields MQANTTRGFLWSDVETRTLLNIWGEQDIQAALDGNFRNSFVYRDVSRRLGSMGFDRTPEQCRVRIKSLKRQYLLAKEGNLRNNGQYHKICKFYDTMERILSNRPGLDPHEFMDSGAGGEETVEGLEEDGEDAQDVDSEGRGECPYPAETEVKLEYPTVPIPIPVKVTVGNNNTLVKPPNSNQSASSLSNRTPKRPRKRRTNFPMEKLMEQYLEQSAQAEDNFYRMEEQRLQAEDRRREAEHARELHMLQMLGQMFSSISSTRPSSPVTPPKTAPAVPSSVFSSASPSCARGQTSHFRRPSQQKDCFNQQSQLTTPLVFERYYSLGSTLKRGMDDDDNMLSLVKNIVPALTSKKHKGQDGRIGIIGGCQDYTGAPYFAAISALKVGADLSHVFCTKDAATVIKSYSPELIVHPVLDSPNAVEEIEKWLPRLHGLVVGPGLGREDLLLKTAKEVIEKCKARDIPIVIDADGLWLVTQQPSVIQGYQKGILTPNFMEFTRLYEALHHEPMDSSDHQRSVMQLSVAMGNLTLVLKGEHDLITDGSKVISCNIEGSGRRCGGQGDLLSGSMGVLAHWAHTAFAAGLLRSASPSLVAAFGACSLTRQCNSQAFQQHGRSTTTSDMIQEIGSAFKKLFES; encoded by the exons ATGCAGGCGAACACAACGCGGGGCTTCCTGTGGTCGGACGTGGAGACGAGGACGTTGCTGAACATCTGGGGGGAGCAGGACATCCAGGCGGCGCTGGATGGAAACTTCAGAAACAGCTTCGTGTACCGAGACGTCTCCCGGAGGCTGGGGTCAATGGGCTTTGACAGGACGCCGGAGCAGTGCAGGGTGCGGATCAAGAGCCTCAAGAGACAGTACCTGCTGGCCAAGGAGGGCAATCTGCGGAACAACGGGCAGTACCACAAGATCTGTAAGTTTTACGACACCATGGAGAGGATTTTAAGCAACCGGCCCGGTCTTGACCCTCATGAGTTTATGGACAGCGGTGCGGGGGGGGAGGAGACCGTGGAGGGcctggaggaggatggagaggatgCTCAGGATGTCGACTCCGAAGGCAGAGGGGAGTGTCCTTACCCTGCAGAGACTGAAGTCAAGCTGGAATACCCCACTGTCCCCATCCCTATTCCGGTTAAAGTGACGGTGGGCAATAACA ACACACTAGTAAAGCCTCCCAACAGCAACCAGTCGGCCAGTAGTCTGTCAAACAGAACGCCTAAGCGACCAAGGAAGAGACGGACGAACTTCCCCATGGAGAAACTAATGGAGCAGTACCTGGAGCAGAGCGCCCAGGCCGAGGACAACTTCTACCGGATGGAGGAGCAGCGCCTGCAGGCAGAAGACCGCCGCAGGGAGGCCGAGCATGCCAGGGAGCTACACATGCTTCAGATGCTTGGCCAGATGTTCTCCAGCATCTCCTCCACCAGACCCAGTTCTCCTGTCACCCCCCCCAAGACGGCTCCTGCTGTCCCCTCATCTGTCTTCTCCAGTGCCTCTCCATCATGTGCACGTGGCCAAACTAGTCATTTCAGACGCCCCTCACAGCAGAAAGACTGTTTCAACCAACAGAGTCAACTGACTACCCCATTAG tGTTTGAACGCTACTATAGCTTGGGGTCGACATTGAAGAGAGGcatggatgatgatgataacaTGCTCTCACTGGTAAAGAACATAGTTCCCGCCCTGACATCCAAAAAGCACAAAGGACAAGATGGACGTATTGGGATCATTGGAGGATGCCAAGA CTATACTGGGGCTCCATACTTTGCTGCTATCTCTGCACTCAAAGTG GGAGCTGACTTGTCTCACGTTTTCTGCACCAAAGACGCTGCCACTGTCATCAAATCATACAGCCCTGAGCTCATAGTTCACCCTGTTCT GGACAGCCCTAATGCAGTGGAAGAGATTGAAAAATGGCTCCCAAGACTGCACGGACTCGTAGTGGGACCAGGTCTAGGGAGAGAAGACTTATTACTGAAAACAGCTAAG GAGGTGATAGAGAAGTGCAAAGCAAGAGATATCCCGATAGTCATTGATGCA GATGGATTATGGCTAGTTACACAGCAACCATCTGTTATTCAAGGGTACCAGAAGGGTATTCTCACACCTAATTTCATGGAGTTCACCCGACTGTACGAGGCACTG CACCATGAACCCATGGACAGCAGTGATCATCAACGCAGTGTCATGCAGCTCAGTGTAGCCATGGGCAACCTCACCCTGGTGCTAAAAGGAGAACATGATCTCATTACAGATGGCAGCAAGG TGATTTCATGCAATATTGAAGGCAGTGGAAGACGATGTGGTGGCCAGGGTGATCTGCTGTCAGGATCTATGGGAGTGCTGGCACACTGGGCCCATACTGCCTTTGCAGCTGGACTGCTTAGAAG TGCGAGTCCATCATTGGTTGCAGCATTCGGAGCCTGTTCACTCACCAGACAGTGCAACAGTCAAGCTTTCCAGCAGCACGGCAGGTCCACCACCACCTCAGACATGATCCAGGAGATTGGCTCAGcctttaaaaagctttttgaaaGCTGA
- the naxd gene encoding ATP-dependent (S)-NAD(P)H-hydrate dehydratase isoform X5 — MNRNMSLQIQSLPFFSVTVALAIIATLVCLDGRVFERYYSLGSTLKRGMDDDDNMLSLVKNIVPALTSKKHKGQDGRIGIIGGCQDYTGAPYFAAISALKVGADLSHVFCTKDAATVIKSYSPELIVHPVLDSPNAVEEIEKWLPRLHGLVVGPGLGREDLLLKTAKEVIEKCKARDIPIVIDADGLWLVTQQPSVIQGYQKGILTPNFMEFTRLYEALHHEPMDSSDHQRSVMQLSVAMGNLTLVLKGEHDLITDGSKVISCNIEGSGRRCGGQGDLLSGSMGVLAHWAHTAFAAGLLRSASPSLVAAFGACSLTRQCNSQAFQQHGRSTTTSDMIQEIGSAFKKLFES; from the exons ATGAATCGCAACATGTCGCTGCAGATTCAGTCACTGCCCTTTTTCTCGGTCACAGTTGCTCTAGCGATTATCGCCACATTGGTCTGTTTGGACGGGAGAG tGTTTGAACGCTACTATAGCTTGGGGTCGACATTGAAGAGAGGcatggatgatgatgataacaTGCTCTCACTGGTAAAGAACATAGTTCCCGCCCTGACATCCAAAAAGCACAAAGGACAAGATGGACGTATTGGGATCATTGGAGGATGCCAAGA CTATACTGGGGCTCCATACTTTGCTGCTATCTCTGCACTCAAAGTG GGAGCTGACTTGTCTCACGTTTTCTGCACCAAAGACGCTGCCACTGTCATCAAATCATACAGCCCTGAGCTCATAGTTCACCCTGTTCT GGACAGCCCTAATGCAGTGGAAGAGATTGAAAAATGGCTCCCAAGACTGCACGGACTCGTAGTGGGACCAGGTCTAGGGAGAGAAGACTTATTACTGAAAACAGCTAAG GAGGTGATAGAGAAGTGCAAAGCAAGAGATATCCCGATAGTCATTGATGCA GATGGATTATGGCTAGTTACACAGCAACCATCTGTTATTCAAGGGTACCAGAAGGGTATTCTCACACCTAATTTCATGGAGTTCACCCGACTGTACGAGGCACTG CACCATGAACCCATGGACAGCAGTGATCATCAACGCAGTGTCATGCAGCTCAGTGTAGCCATGGGCAACCTCACCCTGGTGCTAAAAGGAGAACATGATCTCATTACAGATGGCAGCAAGG TGATTTCATGCAATATTGAAGGCAGTGGAAGACGATGTGGTGGCCAGGGTGATCTGCTGTCAGGATCTATGGGAGTGCTGGCACACTGGGCCCATACTGCCTTTGCAGCTGGACTGCTTAGAAG TGCGAGTCCATCATTGGTTGCAGCATTCGGAGCCTGTTCACTCACCAGACAGTGCAACAGTCAAGCTTTCCAGCAGCACGGCAGGTCCACCACCACCTCAGACATGATCCAGGAGATTGGCTCAGcctttaaaaagctttttgaaaGCTGA
- the naxd gene encoding ATP-dependent (S)-NAD(P)H-hydrate dehydratase isoform X2, with protein sequence MQANTTRGFLWSDVETRTLLNIWGEQDIQAALDGNFRNSFVYRDVSRRLGSMGFDRTPEQCRVRIKSLKRQYLLAKEGNLRNNGQYHKICKFYDTMERILSNRPGLDPHEFMDSGAGGEETVEGLEEDGEDAQDVDSEGRGECPYPAETEVKLEYPTVPIPIPVKVTVGNNSTFHAFPPNSNQSASSLSNRTPKRPRKRRTNFPMEKLMEQYLEQSAQAEDNFYRMEEQRLQAEDRRREAEHARELHMLQMLGQMFSSISSTRPSSPVTPPKTAPAVPSSVFSSASPSCARGQTSHFRRPSQQKDCFNQQMFERYYSLGSTLKRGMDDDDNMLSLVKNIVPALTSKKHKGQDGRIGIIGGCQDYTGAPYFAAISALKVGADLSHVFCTKDAATVIKSYSPELIVHPVLDSPNAVEEIEKWLPRLHGLVVGPGLGREDLLLKTAKEVIEKCKARDIPIVIDADGLWLVTQQPSVIQGYQKGILTPNFMEFTRLYEALHHEPMDSSDHQRSVMQLSVAMGNLTLVLKGEHDLITDGSKVISCNIEGSGRRCGGQGDLLSGSMGVLAHWAHTAFAAGLLRSASPSLVAAFGACSLTRQCNSQAFQQHGRSTTTSDMIQEIGSAFKKLFES encoded by the exons ATGCAGGCGAACACAACGCGGGGCTTCCTGTGGTCGGACGTGGAGACGAGGACGTTGCTGAACATCTGGGGGGAGCAGGACATCCAGGCGGCGCTGGATGGAAACTTCAGAAACAGCTTCGTGTACCGAGACGTCTCCCGGAGGCTGGGGTCAATGGGCTTTGACAGGACGCCGGAGCAGTGCAGGGTGCGGATCAAGAGCCTCAAGAGACAGTACCTGCTGGCCAAGGAGGGCAATCTGCGGAACAACGGGCAGTACCACAAGATCTGTAAGTTTTACGACACCATGGAGAGGATTTTAAGCAACCGGCCCGGTCTTGACCCTCATGAGTTTATGGACAGCGGTGCGGGGGGGGAGGAGACCGTGGAGGGcctggaggaggatggagaggatgCTCAGGATGTCGACTCCGAAGGCAGAGGGGAGTGTCCTTACCCTGCAGAGACTGAAGTCAAGCTGGAATACCCCACTGTCCCCATCCCTATTCCGGTTAAAGTGACGGTGGGCAATAACAGTACGTTCCATGCATTT CCTCCCAACAGCAACCAGTCGGCCAGTAGTCTGTCAAACAGAACGCCTAAGCGACCAAGGAAGAGACGGACGAACTTCCCCATGGAGAAACTAATGGAGCAGTACCTGGAGCAGAGCGCCCAGGCCGAGGACAACTTCTACCGGATGGAGGAGCAGCGCCTGCAGGCAGAAGACCGCCGCAGGGAGGCCGAGCATGCCAGGGAGCTACACATGCTTCAGATGCTTGGCCAGATGTTCTCCAGCATCTCCTCCACCAGACCCAGTTCTCCTGTCACCCCCCCCAAGACGGCTCCTGCTGTCCCCTCATCTGTCTTCTCCAGTGCCTCTCCATCATGTGCACGTGGCCAAACTAGTCATTTCAGACGCCCCTCACAGCAGAAAGACTGTTTCAACCAACAGA tGTTTGAACGCTACTATAGCTTGGGGTCGACATTGAAGAGAGGcatggatgatgatgataacaTGCTCTCACTGGTAAAGAACATAGTTCCCGCCCTGACATCCAAAAAGCACAAAGGACAAGATGGACGTATTGGGATCATTGGAGGATGCCAAGA CTATACTGGGGCTCCATACTTTGCTGCTATCTCTGCACTCAAAGTG GGAGCTGACTTGTCTCACGTTTTCTGCACCAAAGACGCTGCCACTGTCATCAAATCATACAGCCCTGAGCTCATAGTTCACCCTGTTCT GGACAGCCCTAATGCAGTGGAAGAGATTGAAAAATGGCTCCCAAGACTGCACGGACTCGTAGTGGGACCAGGTCTAGGGAGAGAAGACTTATTACTGAAAACAGCTAAG GAGGTGATAGAGAAGTGCAAAGCAAGAGATATCCCGATAGTCATTGATGCA GATGGATTATGGCTAGTTACACAGCAACCATCTGTTATTCAAGGGTACCAGAAGGGTATTCTCACACCTAATTTCATGGAGTTCACCCGACTGTACGAGGCACTG CACCATGAACCCATGGACAGCAGTGATCATCAACGCAGTGTCATGCAGCTCAGTGTAGCCATGGGCAACCTCACCCTGGTGCTAAAAGGAGAACATGATCTCATTACAGATGGCAGCAAGG TGATTTCATGCAATATTGAAGGCAGTGGAAGACGATGTGGTGGCCAGGGTGATCTGCTGTCAGGATCTATGGGAGTGCTGGCACACTGGGCCCATACTGCCTTTGCAGCTGGACTGCTTAGAAG TGCGAGTCCATCATTGGTTGCAGCATTCGGAGCCTGTTCACTCACCAGACAGTGCAACAGTCAAGCTTTCCAGCAGCACGGCAGGTCCACCACCACCTCAGACATGATCCAGGAGATTGGCTCAGcctttaaaaagctttttgaaaGCTGA
- the naxd gene encoding ATP-dependent (S)-NAD(P)H-hydrate dehydratase isoform X3, which yields MEKLMEQYLEQSAQAEDNFYRMEEQRLQAEDRRREAEHARELHMLQMLGQMFSSISSTRPSSPVTPPKTAPAVPSSVFSSASPSCARGQTSHFRRPSQQKDCFNQQSQLTTPLVFERYYSLGSTLKRGMDDDDNMLSLVKNIVPALTSKKHKGQDGRIGIIGGCQDYTGAPYFAAISALKVGADLSHVFCTKDAATVIKSYSPELIVHPVLDSPNAVEEIEKWLPRLHGLVVGPGLGREDLLLKTAKEVIEKCKARDIPIVIDADGLWLVTQQPSVIQGYQKGILTPNFMEFTRLYEALHHEPMDSSDHQRSVMQLSVAMGNLTLVLKGEHDLITDGSKVISCNIEGSGRRCGGQGDLLSGSMGVLAHWAHTAFAAGLLRSASPSLVAAFGACSLTRQCNSQAFQQHGRSTTTSDMIQEIGSAFKKLFES from the exons ATGGAGAAACTAATGGAGCAGTACCTGGAGCAGAGCGCCCAGGCCGAGGACAACTTCTACCGGATGGAGGAGCAGCGCCTGCAGGCAGAAGACCGCCGCAGGGAGGCCGAGCATGCCAGGGAGCTACACATGCTTCAGATGCTTGGCCAGATGTTCTCCAGCATCTCCTCCACCAGACCCAGTTCTCCTGTCACCCCCCCCAAGACGGCTCCTGCTGTCCCCTCATCTGTCTTCTCCAGTGCCTCTCCATCATGTGCACGTGGCCAAACTAGTCATTTCAGACGCCCCTCACAGCAGAAAGACTGTTTCAACCAACAGAGTCAACTGACTACCCCATTAG tGTTTGAACGCTACTATAGCTTGGGGTCGACATTGAAGAGAGGcatggatgatgatgataacaTGCTCTCACTGGTAAAGAACATAGTTCCCGCCCTGACATCCAAAAAGCACAAAGGACAAGATGGACGTATTGGGATCATTGGAGGATGCCAAGA CTATACTGGGGCTCCATACTTTGCTGCTATCTCTGCACTCAAAGTG GGAGCTGACTTGTCTCACGTTTTCTGCACCAAAGACGCTGCCACTGTCATCAAATCATACAGCCCTGAGCTCATAGTTCACCCTGTTCT GGACAGCCCTAATGCAGTGGAAGAGATTGAAAAATGGCTCCCAAGACTGCACGGACTCGTAGTGGGACCAGGTCTAGGGAGAGAAGACTTATTACTGAAAACAGCTAAG GAGGTGATAGAGAAGTGCAAAGCAAGAGATATCCCGATAGTCATTGATGCA GATGGATTATGGCTAGTTACACAGCAACCATCTGTTATTCAAGGGTACCAGAAGGGTATTCTCACACCTAATTTCATGGAGTTCACCCGACTGTACGAGGCACTG CACCATGAACCCATGGACAGCAGTGATCATCAACGCAGTGTCATGCAGCTCAGTGTAGCCATGGGCAACCTCACCCTGGTGCTAAAAGGAGAACATGATCTCATTACAGATGGCAGCAAGG TGATTTCATGCAATATTGAAGGCAGTGGAAGACGATGTGGTGGCCAGGGTGATCTGCTGTCAGGATCTATGGGAGTGCTGGCACACTGGGCCCATACTGCCTTTGCAGCTGGACTGCTTAGAAG TGCGAGTCCATCATTGGTTGCAGCATTCGGAGCCTGTTCACTCACCAGACAGTGCAACAGTCAAGCTTTCCAGCAGCACGGCAGGTCCACCACCACCTCAGACATGATCCAGGAGATTGGCTCAGcctttaaaaagctttttgaaaGCTGA